TCTCCCACGAAGTCCACGGCGTCGTCGTACATCTCCAGCTCGAGCAGGCCCAGGAGCGTGTGCATGCGGTTGGCGTGTTCGTGGTCCTGGGCGCGCAGGGCGTCGATCAGGCCGCGCGTCGAGTCGAGTTCCCGGCCCAGCTGCTCCAGCTCGGTGCGGTCGCGCAGGGTGGCGACGGCGCCGCCGTCGTCGGTGGGCATCCGGTTGGCGATCAGGACACGCTGGCCGCGCACTGTGAGCAGATCGGTGCCCGTTACCCGCCCGGACAGGACATCGGCGGTACGTCCCTCGCCGAGCGCCTCGTCGGGGGAGCGGCCCACCGCCTCGTCGCCGATGCTCAGCAGGCGCTGTGCCTCGTCGTTGAGGAGGCGGACCCGGCCCGCGCGGTCCAGGGCGACGACTCCCTCCCGGATGCCGTGGAGCATGGCCTCACGCTCCGCGAGCAGTCCCGAGATGTCGGAGAAGGCCAGGTCCCGGGTCTGCCGCTGGACCCGCCGGGAGATGAGCCAGGCGGCCAGCGCGCCGACGGCCAGGGCTCCACCCGCGTACGCCAGCAGCTCCGGGATCGCGTGGATCAGCAGGGCCCGGACACTGTCGTACGCGATGCCCACCGAGACCGCCCCGACGATCTCCCCGTCGCTGTCCCGCAGCGGCACCTTGCCACGGGCGGAGCGGCCCAGCGTGCCCTCGTCGATCTCCATGACCTCCTGGCCGGCGAGCGCCTCGCTGGGGTCGGTGGAGACGTGCTTGCCGATCTGCGCTGGCTCGGTGTGCGACCAGCGCACCCCGCGTGTGTCCATGATCACGACGTACTCGGCCTTGGTGGCCTTGCGGATCTTCTCTGCCTCCCGCTGAACCGGCCCGCCGGCCGTCGGCGGAGTGTTCTCGACCTGCTCCGCGAGCTGGGGCTGGGCCGCTGCGGTCTGTGCGATCGAGAGAGCTCGGCGCATCGCCTGGTCGTCCAGCTGGTCGCTGAGCGGCGCGAGGAACAGCCCGGTCGCGAGTACCGCGACGCCCGCGGCGATCGCCACCTGCATCAGCAGCACCTGCGAGAACACCCGGCGCGGCAGACCGAGCCGCAGACGGCGTGCGGGGGGAGTGGGGCTCATACCCAAGACGTTACGCGGACGTGCCGGAGCAGCCGTAGGGGTGTGGCATGGATCTCTTGATCAATGCATGGACAGGCGCTGCCTGCGGACATGCTGTGCTGCGGTGCCCTGATGTCGGTCGTGCGGTCGGCTCGCGAGCGCCGCCGGTGTGAGCTCGCGCACCGCCACCACGTCCATCCGCGCGGGTGAGCCGAGCACGGACGCGCCGCAGCTCTCCGGGCGGGGCGGAAGCGACGCACCCTGGGCGACGACCACGCGCCAGTGACGCCCGTCCGCGTGGGCGACGGTCACCTCCCAGCGCGGTGCCGCGCCGTCCGTCCGTACGACCGTCAGCGCGTCCGCGGTGGATTCGCGGGCCGCCGTGCGGACCGCGAGTTCGGCCGCCTGAGCGGGCCGTTCCCAGGCTGAGCTACCCCGGCACCCCTCCAGGACGATCCGTCCCTCCTGCACGCCGTGCAGGATCTCCTTGACGGCGGGCGCCTCGACCCTGCCGTAGGCGTAGCCGTACGGCAGGACGAGCAGCGTCGGCGAGAAGCGGTGACCGCCCAGATGGGTGACTTCCCAGACCCCCTCGACCCCGGAGGCGGCGAGTGCGGCCGCCAAGGGACGGCCGAGGAGCGCGCAGCAGCGGTCCCGCTTGCCGTTGGTGCACACGAGCGCGAGCGGATCACCGGCGTGGGGCCGCCCGCCGAGCGCCGTGCCGACACTGCGGTGGTCGCCTCTGCCGAGCGCGGCGAAGTCGAGGTCGAGCAGGCGCCACGGGTCGCGGACGGTGGCCCCGTGCAGCCACACGTTGCCGGGCACGGTGTGGGCCACGTACACCTGACGCGCGGTGGGGGTGCCGAGGTCGGCATGGCGTCCGGGGCGCCGGATGAGTGCGATGCGTACGCCGGTGCCCTCGGCGGCGGCCTCCAGGGCGCGTCCCAGCGCGGGATCCAGATGGCTCGAAGTGAGCGCCTTGACACCCCAGGGACCTGGCTGCTCCAGCAGCAGCCAGGTCGTCGCGGTCGCCGCGGTTCCCGAAATGGGCTCGTCGAGGTCTCGAGAGACGCTTGCACACGTACTCACAGAGGTGAGCCTAACCTGACTTGATCCAGGGCGACTTCCGGGCCCGCTCGACGTCCTACTCCGGCAGCGGTTGGGGCGGCCTCGGGCCCTCGTAGAGTCCGCTCGGGCGCATGCGCAGCGGGAGCTCGCCGTACTCCTCCAGGGCGTGGGCGATCCAGCCCGCCGTACGGGCCACGGCGAAGATCGTCTCGCCGGCCGTGGCCGGCATGCCGCTGGATGCGGTGAGCACGGCGAGTGCCAGGTCGACGTTGGCGTGCAACGGGGTGTGCCGGGCGGTGGTGGCCACGATGTCGCGGGCCGCGGCGAGGGCGGGTGCGGCCCGGGGGATCTCCTCCAGAAGGGCGAACAGCGCACGCGCGCGTGGGTCCTCGCCGGCGTAGAGCCGGTGGCCGAGCCCCGGGATACGGCGCCCTGAGCGCAGCTCGTCCGCGATCACGGGTCCGGCGTCGCCCTGGTCGAGGACGTCCAGCAGCAGGCGGTGGACGAGTCCGCTCGCGGCGCCGTGCAAGGGGCCCTCGATGACGCCGAGGCCCGCGGAGACGGCCGCGTAGGCGTGTGCGCGGGCCGATGCGGCGACGCGTACCGCGAGTGTGGAGGCGGCCAGGTCGTGGTCGACGAGGAGTCCGAGTGCGGTGTCCAGGACGTGCAGCGAGGCCTCGTCGGCCTCCCGTCCGCTGAGCCGCGCCCACAGCCGGCGGGCCAGCGGGCCCTCGTCGCCGTGGCCGGGTCGCATCGGCGGCAGAGCGGCGACGAGCGTGGGGA
This genomic window from Streptomyces sp. DG2A-72 contains:
- a CDS encoding sensor histidine kinase, with amino-acid sequence MSPTPPARRLRLGLPRRVFSQVLLMQVAIAAGVAVLATGLFLAPLSDQLDDQAMRRALSIAQTAAAQPQLAEQVENTPPTAGGPVQREAEKIRKATKAEYVVIMDTRGVRWSHTEPAQIGKHVSTDPSEALAGQEVMEIDEGTLGRSARGKVPLRDSDGEIVGAVSVGIAYDSVRALLIHAIPELLAYAGGALAVGALAAWLISRRVQRQTRDLAFSDISGLLAEREAMLHGIREGVVALDRAGRVRLLNDEAQRLLSIGDEAVGRSPDEALGEGRTADVLSGRVTGTDLLTVRGQRVLIANRMPTDDGGAVATLRDRTELEQLGRELDSTRGLIDALRAQDHEHANRMHTLLGLLELEMYDDAVDFVGEVVGDHRATAEQVTEKIEDPLLAALLVGKATVAAERGVALRVSDGTRLPDRLVDPRGLVTVVGNLVDNALDAVAGTMHTRVEVELRAEGRTVVLRVRDTGPGIPAEQRELVFTEGWSTKQPPAHGKRGIGLSLVRRLAERQGGSAAVGEAHGGGAEFTVVLPEALTEPDLEPALTVPSAPASAAEEESR
- a CDS encoding sucrase ferredoxin, which gives rise to MSTCASVSRDLDEPISGTAATATTWLLLEQPGPWGVKALTSSHLDPALGRALEAAAEGTGVRIALIRRPGRHADLGTPTARQVYVAHTVPGNVWLHGATVRDPWRLLDLDFAALGRGDHRSVGTALGGRPHAGDPLALVCTNGKRDRCCALLGRPLAAALAASGVEGVWEVTHLGGHRFSPTLLVLPYGYAYGRVEAPAVKEILHGVQEGRIVLEGCRGSSAWERPAQAAELAVRTAARESTADALTVVRTDGAAPRWEVTVAHADGRHWRVVVAQGASLPPRPESCGASVLGSPARMDVVAVRELTPAALASRPHDRHQGTAAQHVRRQRLSMH
- a CDS encoding citrate synthase family protein, translating into MPDQEPAPSRSERRLSTKEAAELLGVKAETVYAYVSRGQLSSRRVPGGRSSTFDAKEVEALARRNRRVGGGSPASGGELSVRTRITLIDTDRYYYRGVDAAELAARHTYEEVAEWLWTGQLRPGTDFTAPEASVAVARRAVAALPEHTDPTDRLRVAAIAAATADPLRFDLSEEAVLGTARILIPTLVAALPPMRPGHGDEGPLARRLWARLSGREADEASLHVLDTALGLLVDHDLAASTLAVRVAASARAHAYAAVSAGLGVIEGPLHGAASGLVHRLLLDVLDQGDAGPVIADELRSGRRIPGLGHRLYAGEDPRARALFALLEEIPRAAPALAAARDIVATTARHTPLHANVDLALAVLTASSGMPATAGETIFAVARTAGWIAHALEEYGELPLRMRPSGLYEGPRPPQPLPE